One stretch of Aquimarina sp. Aq107 DNA includes these proteins:
- a CDS encoding acyl-CoA thioesterase produces the protein MRYHTRKIVKPGDLNPNETLFGGRLLEWIDEEAALYAVIQLESKKVVTKFMSEINFVSSAVQGDIVEIGMDVVKFGRSSLVLTCEVRNKLTRKTIIKVDKITMVNLNESGKPTPHGKTKIEFVRDRLAQN, from the coding sequence ATGAGATACCACACTAGGAAGATTGTAAAACCAGGAGATTTAAATCCTAATGAAACATTATTTGGAGGAAGATTGTTGGAATGGATTGATGAAGAAGCAGCACTATATGCGGTTATTCAGTTAGAAAGTAAGAAAGTTGTTACCAAGTTTATGTCCGAAATTAATTTTGTAAGCTCTGCAGTACAAGGTGATATTGTAGAGATAGGAATGGATGTGGTAAAATTTGGAAGATCATCATTAGTATTAACCTGCGAGGTACGGAATAAATTAACTCGTAAGACAATTATTAAAGTTGATAAAATTACTATGGTTAATCTTAACGAGAGTGGTAAACCTACACCACATGGTAAGACTAAAATAGAATTTGTAAGAGATAGGCTAGCTCAAAACTAA
- a CDS encoding DUF721 domain-containing protein, with protein MAKRQNDNLSIGDVLKEFVNENKLQKGLDKVEVRDVWEQIMGPAINKYTRNIKLDRETLYIELTSSVLREELSYGKEKIITNLNEALGRSLIKKIVLR; from the coding sequence ATGGCTAAAAGGCAAAATGACAACCTAAGTATTGGTGATGTGCTCAAAGAATTCGTAAATGAAAACAAACTCCAGAAAGGTTTGGATAAAGTAGAAGTACGTGATGTTTGGGAACAAATCATGGGACCAGCCATAAATAAATATACGAGAAATATTAAACTTGATCGTGAAACCTTATATATAGAACTTACCTCCTCTGTTCTTAGAGAAGAATTAAGCTATGGTAAAGAAAAAATTATCACGAATCTAAATGAAGCTTTAGGGCGCTCACTCATTAAAAAGATCGTTCTTAGATAA
- a CDS encoding lipocalin family protein yields the protein MLKNGLFILILIITSCSKPNPETFIKHISGYWEIEKVITSDGIEKQYNFNQSIDYFEVKDKKGIRKKVQPQLSGNFITTKDKEFFTLAIENDSLRIYYTTPLSEWKETLVSAKENQLIIKNEVGNLYFYKPYKKIEL from the coding sequence ATGTTAAAAAATGGTCTATTTATACTTATTCTTATAATAACTTCCTGTTCTAAACCTAATCCTGAAACGTTTATAAAACATATTTCAGGTTATTGGGAAATAGAAAAGGTAATTACGTCTGACGGCATCGAAAAACAATATAATTTTAATCAAAGTATTGATTATTTCGAAGTGAAAGATAAAAAAGGGATTCGTAAAAAGGTACAACCTCAATTAAGTGGTAATTTTATAACTACAAAAGACAAAGAATTTTTTACATTGGCTATAGAAAATGATAGTCTAAGAATATATTATACAACTCCATTATCAGAATGGAAAGAAACGCTTGTATCTGCAAAAGAAAACCAATTAATTATCAAGAATGAAGTTGGAAATCTATACTTTTACAAACCTTATAAAAAGATTGAATTATAA